In Ammospiza caudacuta isolate bAmmCau1 chromosome Z, bAmmCau1.pri, whole genome shotgun sequence, the genomic stretch tggttttgagtGTGGGTTGGAGAGGAGCAATTGCTCCATATCCTGACCTGGGTCTGCTCAGGATCTTTGTATTGTTGTGGTAACAGCACGACCCAGGAGGGCTTCATCTCTCACTGGTTCCTTTCTCTCTGTCTCAGGAAGGAGAGTGGTCTTCATGGGTGATGACACGTGGGAAGGACTTTTCCCAAAGAAATTTTTCCGTTCctatttcttcccttcttttaaCGTGAAGGATCTTCACACTGTGGATGATGGGATCCTGCAGCATCTCTACCCAACTGGTAAGTAGCTCTTTCACCAGGGCATGGGTAAACCTTGGCCTAATGTGTAGTCCTACTGCAAATTCAAGGTAGGGTTGGAGGGTTTTTTCTGTTACAAAGGAGCACTGGGCAGTTACACACTGCTGCCCTAGGATTACAGTGCTCTAGCTGGATTTCCACAGATAAGCCAGTTCTTGGAGCCCACAGACCATTTCTGTAGATGCCTTTCCTCTGTCTGGGACAGAATTCAGCTTTTTGGGATGAGGTTAGACTTCTACATCTGTCTTACAAAATACACTGGCAGGATGGAGACAGGGGAGCACCTTACCTTTGCCATGTGGCTGCCTAGGCAGGCACACAATACTCTGGGCAAAAGACAAGTTAGGGGCCTGAgacacagcactgctctcagCAAAGCATTGGTGCTTCCTAGTCACAGGAAGAAGATGAAGCCTGAGGTAGGTGTTTTCCACCTCCCTGAGGTGCTGGGACCAAGGGACATGCTCTTTCGTTTTTCTGTGTCTGAACATATGCACATCAGGGGTGCGATGGCCTTTCACAGGAAAGCCTGTGTGCCTTGTGTGAGAGCTACAGGTTATCATTTAACTTTAAATATGTTGATTTTCATGTGTCAAGACCCTGAAGCAGAGAGGAGAGCCCAGGGTAACTTTGTAACTAGGGACTGTGTTGGTGTGTCATGCCCATGTCCTCGGATGCAGAGGGGCACATTGGTGGATTGAACCTAAAATATCTCCAGGGAGGATGGGAGTTCTGGGTTCTCCTTTGTCTGAGCATTCCTTTGTTTCAGCCTAGTCTTGAGGTAAGTTCAAGATGACTTGGGTGACATTATACttttcccctcctgagggatggggagaaaaaaCCAGGGATCCTGGGATGTTTGCAAGGCTTTGAGGTCCCTGTGCCATTGCACCCAGGAACCTCTGGCCAATAGTATGCCTGACTTGAAACCTGGATCCTCAAGAgctggcagtgacagtggcaggagGTGAAGAACAGCAATATCCTGAGGCAACCGGGAAATTCTGGCAGGAGGATCCAGAATTCCAGGCTGGTGCATGATAAGTTTGCTTTTGTTCTGCAGTGGACAGCGGTGAATGGGATGTGCTGATTGCTCACTTCCTTGGCGTGGACCACTGTGGGCACAAACATGGACCCGACCACCCTGAGATGGCAAAGAAGCTCACCCAGATGAATGAGATGCTCAGGTGATCAGTGTGGCACTGAGGCTTTGCTAGCTGGCCTCTTCTTTCAGCCAGGCTGGTGAGATCTTCCCAGGGAATTGGCAGatgcagaggggagcagggaatgctTACTGAGCCTGTTAATGTGGAAAACAgctttggccagcagcagctggaaccCCAGATACAGGCAGTATTGCTTGCATAGATGAGTCTTGAGTGGTTTGGTTTCTTAAGTAAGGCTGCACTCAGGTCTTGCTTCTCTACAAACCATGAGATAGTGCAGCTGGAGTGTAACTGAGCCTCTCTTTTCCCATCTTTAACACGGACATTGTCCCACTGAGGTCTGGCTAATGTTTGAGAAGCAGGTGGAGGACCCTGGGGATGAGGGCTGCTGCATTTATCATACAGAGCCATGAGCTGCAGTTTTGAGATAGAGGTCAGGATGGGATACAGAAATTTCAGTTGTGCAGATGTGTCTCAGCCCAAAATGCTGCAGCTTTTGATTCTTAGGGCTGCTTTTAAGTTTTGCTGCTAGAAGGAGTTGGGAACTTTCCCTGCTGTATCTGAGAGTGCAGCATATACTGTGTCATACCTACTGCATCCTTCATAGACTAAtccctgcttttttcctttgaagtgGGAGATGTCCCACATAACATGATACATGACCCAAATAGAAGCAGcctaaaatttcttttttttcaggagCCTTTCTTCTGAATTGCATTTTGACACGATCCCTGACAGCTCTGTTTTCTGGGGATCCAAGCAAGATCAGTCCACTCTGTCTTAGAGCTCTGAATTTTCAGTTTGGCTTTAAAGTAACAATTTAAAACACCCTGGACTCTGGCTTGTTACAGTTCTGCATCACCGTTTTGCTTATATCTGTTTGTGAGCTTCACCTCTGTGGTGCAGGCAGGATATCCTGGAGAGATATCCTCTTCCACCTAGGCTACTGGGGCCCTTGCCCGGGGAGGAGTTGACTTTCCTTATCTCGGTGGCAGGTCCTTGGTGGATCACCTGGGGAATGACACTCTTCTTCTGGTGGCTGGGGACCACGGCATGACAGAAACTGGAGACCATGGTGGCGACAGCGAGAAGGAAGTCAATGCAGCACTGTTTGTGTACAGCAGGACACCCCTGTTTGGCAGTGGCCCTCCAGAGGTAAGGAGCTGACCCTTAGGTATCCCTGCCCAGTTTGGTGCCTGGAAACTGCATCCTGGGATTACAGAGAGTaacagtttgggatttttttagactgagagggatggggagtctgtcatagaatcatggaataagctgagttggaagggacgcatcaggatcatcaagtctaACTCCTGACCAtgcacaggacacccccagggatcATGCTGTGTTCCTAAGAGCTTGTCCAAACACATCCTGAACTCTGTtgggcttggtgctgtgcccacTTCCTTGGGGAGCCTGTTGCAGTACCCAGCCATCCCCCTTTTCCTActatccaacctaaatttctcctgacacaacttcaggccattccttCAGGTTCTGTCACTGGTTACCACAGATAAGAGATCAGTGCTTAGCCCTCTTCATCCCCTTGTTAGGGTGTTGAAGACCACCAggaggtctcccctcagcctcctcttctcccagcTGAACAGACCAAATTACTTCAACCCCCCTCACACAGCTTACCCTTCAGACCATTCAtcagctcctggctgtcatTTGGATGCTTCCTAATAGCTTAACATCTTTCTTATATCCTGGTGTCTAaaactgctcccagcactggaggccaccccagtgcagagcagagcacgaCAATctcctcccttgcccagctggtgatgctgtgcctgatgcccccaggacagggttggccctcctggctgccagggcactgctggctgacAATCATCTTTCCATCAACCAGGACCTCCAGGTCTCTTTCCAtggtgctgctttccagcctttTCACCTTGACTAAGAGGAGTGGGAGGTTTGTCACCTTGTCTCTAGAGGGCAGTGAAAGGGCTGACACGGCAGGCAGAGGACTGAAGTGTTTGGAATGCATGTTCAGGTCACTACAGATGTGAGGGGTGCTTGTGTGGGGCCAGGTGAGCTGTTGGACAGCCAGTGCCTTCCCCATgaacctgcagctcccagcaggcaTGCTTCTCACCAGAGAACCCTTGGGGagagctgtgcctctgcctggATTCAGCTTTGAACAGGGATGTCTTCCCCACTGTTCTCTCAAATGAGTGAAAAGCTGCATTGCTGTCTTCTCTCTGAATTTCTGATTCCTCCCCTGTCTCTCCAGGAGCCTGAAACCATTCCCCAAGTGAACCTGGTGCCCActgtggccctgctgctgggggtgcCCATCCCCTACAGTAATATTGGGGAGGTGATGGCCGAGCTGTTCGCTGGGGACAGTGACGCTGTGTCTGCAGCCTTGCGGCAGCTCTCAGTCTATCACATCAATGCCAAGCAGGTATGGCCTGTGGTAAGCCTCCCATTGAACTAGAGAGGAGAAGGAATGGGTTTTTAAGCACAAACCTCTTCTGTTTGGTGGAGGTGAGATGGTGACATGCTGTTATTTTCATGGGGAACTTACTTTACATTGCATCCTTGCAGTGTTTGCTCCAGTAAAAGACAGCCCCATCATCCCTAAAGAGAAATGAGAGCCACCGTTTAGTGCTGTGGTATGGAAAATACTGTCTGGGAAGGTGGAGGGTGGCTGGATCCAAATGGTCAGAAGTGGATTAAGTTATAGGGGGTGATGGTTCCTCAAGTCTGAAGATGACCAGAGGCAAGTGTTGTGGTTGGAGATTAGAAAGTAAAAGTGAAGATTTTCATGCTGAAGGAGAAACAGTGTTAACAATAAAACTATTCTAGATTAGTGGAAGAATGAAAACAGTAATGAAagaccaaattaaaaaaaaaccatgcAACAGTTAATACTGAAGTAGGATACTGAAGGAGCAATTTACACAAAGCGCAACAAAATACAGAACCCCAGGAGCAAGTTGACAAAATTTGAATGAGAGTCTCTACATCAGGTATGAAAGAAGCCTAGGCAGTGGGACAGGCTCCCCTATTGTGAGGGATATTGTGAGGGCCATCTGTTGTGGCTCTGGTCATGCTACAGAGCCAGCTTTGCCCCAGGCAAAGCATGCATCTCAGTTAAGGGCCACTCTGCCTTTGAGGGACTCTGGAttgctgggagcacaggaatAATTCCTCCAGTGCCCAACCAGCTCCTTGGAGAGCCAGTTGGACACTGCTGGTGCTAGccagtgaggagctggagaCAGTGATTGCTGATGGGAAGACAGAAATACTCAGCTTTGTAATTAGAGAGGAGCAGAGTGCTCTGACATTTAAAGATCATACTGTATGTTAGCGTCCATTAGTCACTGAGGATATCAATCATCGTTTGTTAGGAATTAGCATTATCAAGTTGTGCCTGTGTAAATATTCGCACTCATTGTTTGAGGAGTTTTCTGGCTCGATAATGGTGGTGTTGAAGAAGCTGTGGCATTCCAGGGAGGCCTGTGAGAGAGCCAGTGCATGTGTGTGccatccatgggcaggggcagACTGATTCTGACTGTGCTCTGAGGCAAATGGAAGGTGTGTGAAGTTACGGTTGCAGTTCAGGACTGGAGAGATCTAAGGAGATGTATATCTGTGCAGGTTCTCTGCCCTACCAATGCCCCTGTAATACTTCTTTTATGACTTCAGGATTATAGCTGCCTCTGTTCATGTTGTCTTGAAGTAGAAAGCAAAAAGAATGAGTTTTTCTTAAAACTATGATGCAGTATGTTAATGTGTGTTATTGAAGAAAGGGAAGCAGTTTGGTTTCATCCACTATAAGTTATTTAATGTGATGATTTTCCTCAGACAAAGCTGTAAAACTCAACATGGGGCAGATTAACAAGTCTTTAATAGCAATGACTTGGCCTTCTGAAGAACATTTGCCTTATTGCTGCCAAATACTCCATAAAGCCCTTGTGGGGTTCTGCACAGCATTAGCAGAGGTGTAGCTGCAGGAGTCATCATGGCTGTGGCTAAGGATGTGTGTCTTGAGAGGGATGTCAATTTGGAGGAGAGATTGAGTTTCCTGATGGTGACATCCCTGGGTGGCAAGGTTTGGTAAACCAGGGTTGTTTCATTATGAAGGGGCAGCGTGAAACAGTgaatcccattcccagttttcccagtgctgctgtctgATCCTGTGTCTTCCCTCCTGTAGGTGGATCGCTTCCTGCAGTCCTACTCGCTGGTGGCTCAGgacctcccagcagagcagcttcagcacctgcaggagctcttcTCCAGTGCTGTGGAGGAGCACACGCAGCtcctgacccaggtgcagggGACGACAGTGCCTCCGGAGCTCAAGCCGAGGCTGGGAAGCCTCATCAGTCGCTTCCAGCACTACTTGCGGGAGGCACGGGCTGTGTGCACCCAGTCCTGGGCCCGCTTCCACCCCCTGCGTATGGTGGGGGGCTGCATTCTTATTGCTTCCTCTTGCTTGCTCTGCTACATGGCCTCAGAGCTGGCCGCATCCTCACAATCTCTCTGTTGCAGCTGCCTCCTGTACCCACTCTTCTGGGGCCCtgtgggggctgctctgctaTGGCTGGTCCACGTTTTcacccaggaggggctggatcTGCTCCTGGTGTCATCatgggcagctgctgcttctcagctGGGTTTTTTCTGGCACTGGTGGGGCCAGCATCTCAAGAGAGCCCGTCTGACAGGCAGTCAGCCACCCTTGGCCAGTGGTGGCCTCAGGCAGAGGCTGCACGCATGGCTAGGGCTGGCCTTCCCCATGGGCATTCTGGTGTTCCGCTGCGGAGCTATGTTCTCCGACAGCTTTGTTGTGGCCGAGGCACGGGTGGCCCCGTTCCTGCTGGCCTCGCTGGTGATGTTGCTAGTAGGGAAGCTCCACTGGGATGGTCACCTGACTGTGCCAGAAGGtcccaagcagcagctccttggcatTTCCTCTTACCGGAGAGAGATCTGGTACCTGCTGTGCCTTGTGGCCATGCTCCTGGTCTGCGTCCGCCTCTCCAGTTTCTTCCACCAGTGCCGTGAAGAAATCCCTCAGTGCCGGCCCTCTGTTTTCCTCTCCCCACTTGCCAGCCTGAAAAACACACGGGCCAAGAACCTCTTCTACCTCCTGTGCGTGGCCttgctggctgggctggtgtatgcagtgcagagctggctgaggcactaTGGCAACCTGAACAGCTCGGACCCCCTCGTGCTCTTCGTGCGCTGGGGTTTCCCACTGGTGGTCCTTTGCATTGCCTGCTACTGGGCCGTTGCCTCCAGCGCTGATGACTCTCTTGgcaagctgcaggagctggtgcaggTTGCAGTTGTTGTGTTTCCCAGGGCTGTCTATGGACTAGCATCCATgggcctgctgctcctgctgtgcaaTCCCATGATGGTGTTTGCAAAGGACACACGGGAGTCGGCAGGGTCCATTGTCACTCCCTACCTGGGGGTCCCTGGCTCCGAAGTCGACTTCCTCCACGTCATCCCTCAGATCTACAAGAGGATGCAGGAGTCTCAGAAGAGCCGGCTGGAgcggggcagctgcagggccactGTTGCAGCGTACGGGCTGGGCAGCGTGTACTCAGCAGCCCTGGTTATagccctcaccctgctgggctTCCTCttgatgcttctgcacagcgaGCGGCTGAGCTTTGCCTTCCTGCTCCTCTTCGTGGAggcctttgtgctgctgcacatCCACACGTGTGCCAGAGGCCTTGCTGGAGATGCTGGTGAGTCTGGGCTCAGTAGAGCAACCACTGGATGTGTTACCTGGGCTAACCTGTGGTGACCTTGCCTTAATTCCAGTGGGAGAAGCAGGATCTAGTTTATAGTCTTGGGAAAGAGTGGTGCACTGATCCTCAGGATACTCTTAGCTTTTTTAGAGCTGCTTAAATCCTCTAGCAGAAGAAAGCTGCGTGCAGCAGGGATGTGAACATGGAAGGGGGAGGAGTTTCAGGGAGAGGAGCTCTCTTCCCAGGGTGTGAATAGTCACCTAACCCCACTGGTGCTGACAGAGTGCAGTAGCAAAGCTGCTGGCACCAGCAGAGGGAATGCTGGCCCCTTGCTGTATCTGTGGGGGGAGCTGGACTGTTTCCTGTTTCTTAAAAGAGCCAGCATGGAAGGGGaacttggagaaaaaaagatcaCTAGGCTTTTTTTGACCATGGATCTGGTTTGTTCCTTGATGCTGATATCCCAACCCCCTGcctctgtttttgttttttattcccTCAGAGCTGTTTTCAGTGCCGTGGTATGCAGTGATCTCCTGGCTCCTTGCTGCTTCACAGTTCTTCTATTCCACAGGCCACCAGCCTATCTTCCCAGCCATCCACTGGAATGCAGCCTTTGTTGGCTTCCACCTTGACCACAGCACGAACCTTCTGCCTGCTGTCCTGGTGGGAGCCAACACTTTTGCCTCCCATATCCTCTTTGCAGGTAAATAAATTTCTTCCTGGGCTGTGGAGCCTGAGCAGACACAGCTCACTGCAGTGCCTtacctggggctctgcaggttGACCACGAGGCAATAAAGgctccagcaccagctgagAAACAGCATCTTTGCTGTTCCCCTTGTGgggccacagcagcctggcctggagctgGGGTATGTGCTTCCTGCACATCCAGGGCAGGATGGCAGAGCCTGGACTGCTCCTCACCTCCTGGGCTCTGATAACTTCATGTGCCTTTGTCTTTGAGGTAGTTGGCTGCccgctgctcctgctgtggccCTTTGTGTGTGAGGTGTCCACCTCACAGAGGAAGAAGCCCAAGAAGGAGTCCcgagaggagctgcaggaggtggaGGAACACATGATGGAAATGAGGCTGCGGGAGTCTCCAGAGTTGTTCTCCACTGCTCTGCTGCGGCTGGGGTTGAAGTACCTCTTTGTCCTTGGGGCACAGGTACGGGCAGAGGCAGGGGTGGCTGTGGGAAGGGTTGTCTAGGAGGAAATTGGTGTGCTGTGATAACTGTGGGGCTCTCTGATGAGAGAAAGGGGTCAGCCAGGACACAGACAGGCCCTGGGGTGGAGTGTCTGGTTGCGGGTGGAAGAGCAGGTCATGCCATGCCATTTGCTCTGTGCTTTGGGAAGGGCTCCAGCATGGAAACTGCCATATGGATTAGGATGCTTTTCATATCCATATGCCCGGAGTGGTAATctctgctcaggagctgcagggttGTAATCCTACTCCCTGTCTTCCTTAGCATTCCTGTCCCACGCCAGCTCTGGTTTTCATATGTGCTGTGATGATTTAGGAAGCTAAACACCAGAAATTTTAGTCCTGTGAAAGAAGTGAATAGTTTTCTGGGATTTATCTCTTCAAATCATTCTCCTGTGTTGTGAGACCAGAGACAGTGCAAGGGAAGAGAGAAGCAGGGACCCTCTCAGTGAAATAGTAGGTCAGGTTAGCCACAGTGTGAGCCCTCCCCTGTGCTGCCTCAGCCTGGCCCCACAAGAGCCTTCATGTACCCCAAGCTGCTTGTGTTTCCTGACTTGAGGACATCATGGAAGTGAGTCCTCTTTAGGATGCTCATTCCTGATAtgtgctgtgccagcctctCAGGCACGTGCAGTTTAGTTCCACCTTCAGATATGAACATAGTGCCCAGGAAGACTCTCCAGAATCACCTATAACTTGTGTTTCATGATCTTCCCCACAGCTTCtggcctgtgtttgtgcagctATGATCCTCAGGAGACACCTCATGGTTTGGAAGGTCTTTGCCCCAAAGTAAGTTGCAGAAATTGCTCTGATGCTGGATTAAGACTCATGTCCCTGACACCTTGACTAGAGTTCACAGACAGTAATTTTGGAAGAGACCCTGTGATTGATCTTCTGACTCATTGCCTAGTACTGGTTGTAGAAATATCCCTAACTAACTACTGCTTGAAATTCAGAAGCTAGACTTGAGCTAGAGCCTAGAAGTTTCTCTTCATCTGAATTTCCAAGGATACACAGAGCCCACCTGGAAGCTGAGAATGTTGTAGTCAGAGAGCCGAAGGTAAGGATACCAGACCAGAAGTGAAATACCCAGAAATGCTGAACTGGCAAACCTTTGAACTAGTCAGTGTGAAGGGTGGCCTCAGCCTCTGGGGGATTCATAATCCCACCTGAGTCAGTGGGTCCCGAGTGGCCTCTAAATCAGATGAGTGCTTGGTTTACAAGTTTCAGGCAGCAACTGCTGGGGCGTGGATGTAATTCAGGTTTTAGGATGTGGGATGCTACCAGCCTCTCATTGTCAGGGAAATCAATCAGCTGGAGGGTAGCAGCCTGTCTCTGCAGTCATGCTGACTGTTGTGTCCTTAACTGCATCTGTTGTGCCTGCAGGTTCCTCTTTGAGTCGCTGGGCTTTGTGGTGAGCAGcatctgcctcttgctggggaTCTCCCTGGTGATGCGTGTGGACTGTGCCGTCAGCACCTGGTTCAGCCAGCTCCGGCTGAGGTAGCCCTGGAGGCGTGGGGAGCCCAGGCTGCGCTTGTCTCCttgcctccctggggctggcaggggtaCACGAGCCGCCAGCAAACGAgtgcctgcccacagcagccagggattctgcccagctccctgct encodes the following:
- the PIGO gene encoding GPI ethanolamine phosphate transferase 3 isoform X2, whose product is MQRWPVVLFLAWVCFLFFAGIGLFMSGFLLTRIELASSSSCSDPLVPPLWERQSLPPGSCWAPQRFSKAVLVIIDALHFEFARFDPAKASPLPYENKLGVLHQLATSQPRHARLYRFRADPPTATMQRIKGLTTGSLPTFIDVGSNFASYAIQEDNLLAQLVQNGRRVVFMGDDTWEGLFPKKFFRSYFFPSFNVKDLHTVDDGILQHLYPTVDSGEWDVLIAHFLGVDHCGHKHGPDHPEMAKKLTQMNEMLRSLVDHLGNDTLLLVAGDHGMTETGDHGGDSEKEVNAALFVYSRTPLFGSGPPEEPETIPQVNLVPTVALLLGVPIPYSNIGEVMAELFAGDSDAVSAALRQLSVYHINAKQVDRFLQSYSLVAQDLPAEQLQHLQELFSSAVEEHTQLLTQVQGTTVPPELKPRLGSLISRFQHYLREARAVCTQSWARFHPLRMVGGCILIASSCLLCYMASELAASSQSLCCSCLLYPLFWGPVGAALLWLVHVFTQEGLDLLLVSSWAAAASQLGFFWHWWGQHLKRARLTGSQPPLASGGLRQRLHAWLGLAFPMGILVFRCGAMFSDSFVVAEARVAPFLLASLVMLLVGKLHWDGHLTVPEGPKQQLLGISSYRREIWYLLCLVAMLLVCVRLSSFFHQCREEIPQCRPSVFLSPLASLKNTRAKNLFYLLCVALLAGLVYAVQSWLRHYGNLNSSDPLVLFVRWGFPLVVLCIACYWAVASSADDSLGKLQELVQVAVVVFPRAVYGLASMGLLLLLCNPMMVFAKDTRESAGSIVTPYLGVPGSEVDFLHVIPQIYKRMQESQKSRLERGSCRATVAAYGLGSVYSAALVIALTLLGFLLMLLHSERLSFAFLLLFVEAFVLLHIHTCARGLAGDAGESGLKLFSVPWYAVISWLLAASQFFYSTGHQPIFPAIHWNAAFVGFHLDHSTNLLPAVLVGANTFASHILFAVGCPLLLLWPFVCEVSTSQRKKPKKESREELQEVEEHMMEMRLRESPELFSTALLRLGLKYLFVLGAQLLACVCAAMILRRHLMVWKVFAPKFLFESLGFVVSSICLLLGISLVMRVDCAVSTWFSQLRLR
- the PIGO gene encoding GPI ethanolamine phosphate transferase 3 isoform X1, whose amino-acid sequence is MQRWPVVLFLAWVCFLFFAGIGLFMSGFLLTRIELASSSSCSDPLVPPLWERQSLPPGSCWAPQRFSKAVLVIIDALHFEFARFDPAKASPLPYENKLGVLHQLATSQPRHARLYRFRADPPTATMQRIKGLTTGSLPTFIDVGSNFASYAIQEDNLLAQLVQNGRRVVFMGDDTWEGLFPKKFFRSYFFPSFNVKDLHTVDDGILQHLYPTVDSGEWDVLIAHFLGVDHCGHKHGPDHPEMAKKLTQMNEMLRSLVDHLGNDTLLLVAGDHGMTETGDHGGDSEKEVNAALFVYSRTPLFGSGPPEEPETIPQVNLVPTVALLLGVPIPYSNIGEVMAELFAGDSDAVSAALRQLSVYHINAKQVDRFLQSYSLVAQDLPAEQLQHLQELFSSAVEEHTQLLTQVQGTTVPPELKPRLGSLISRFQHYLREARAVCTQSWARFHPLRMVGGCILIASSCLLCYMASELAASSQSLCCSCLLYPLFWGPVGAALLWLVHVFTQEGLDLLLVSSWAAAASQLGFFWHWWGQHLKRARLTGSQPPLASGGLRQRLHAWLGLAFPMGILVFRCGAMFSDSFVVAEARVAPFLLASLVMLLVGKLHWDGHLTVPEGPKQQLLGISSYRREIWYLLCLVAMLLVCVRLSSFFHQCREEIPQCRPSVFLSPLASLKNTRAKNLFYLLCVALLAGLVYAVQSWLRHYGNLNSSDPLVLFVRWGFPLVVLCIACYWAVASSADDSLGKLQELVQVAVVVFPRAVYGLASMGLLLLLCNPMMVFAKDTRESAGSIVTPYLGVPGSEVDFLHVIPQIYKRMQESQKSRLERGSCRATVAAYGLGSVYSAALVIALTLLGFLLMLLHSERLSFAFLLLFVEAFVLLHIHTCARGLAGDAELFSVPWYAVISWLLAASQFFYSTGHQPIFPAIHWNAAFVGFHLDHSTNLLPAVLVGANTFASHILFAVGCPLLLLWPFVCEVSTSQRKKPKKESREELQEVEEHMMEMRLRESPELFSTALLRLGLKYLFVLGAQLLACVCAAMILRRHLMVWKVFAPKFLFESLGFVVSSICLLLGISLVMRVDCAVSTWFSQLRLR